A single window of Salmo salar chromosome ssa21, Ssal_v3.1, whole genome shotgun sequence DNA harbors:
- the si:dkey-4e7.3 gene encoding inosine-uridine preferring nucleoside hydrolase isoform X2, producing MTAARLSRLHVEGALECVHLYRRHTRRRSPVACDGHLLARPRGVAACPHRHSPVLFYSTTGSSMSSKKLLVDVDCGVDDAQAIMMALATPYVEVLGITCVHGNTNVENVCKNTLRVLQACNRLEIPVFRGAAKPILGNVISAGNFHGQDGLGDAPDPNAPGLDMLQMEGAVSALIRIVNENPGEVSLVATAPLTNLALAVRMEPSFPSKLKGLYIMGGNIESRGNTTVCAEFNFAADPEAAYIVLNDFLCPTYIASWEFTCYSKLPWSWCDDWLAQESEKARFMARIFRHSMEVSHSERAQAEMVDGMGFVSCDSYAMAAAIDNTFVTKSDHMAVSVELTGTHTRGMMILDTLGMLKKTHKAFVMRKVNMVRFEQMMMDALK from the exons ATGACGGCGGCAAGATTATCGAGATTACATGTTGAAGGTGCATTGGAGTGTGTTCATCTTTACCGTAGACATACACGAAGGAG GTCCCCAGTTGCATGTGACGGTCACTTGTTAGCCAGGCCAAGAGGAGTAGCAGCCTGTCCACACCGACACAGCCCAGTCCTATTCTATTCAACTACAG GCTCCAGTATGAGTAGTAAGAAGCTGCTGGTGGATGTGGACTGTGGGGTGGATGATGCTCAGGCTATCATGATGGCACTGGCCACCCCTTATGTAGAGGTCCTGGGCATCACCTGTGTCCATGGCAACACCAATGTGGAGAACGTGTGCAAGAACACACTGCGGGTGCTCCAAGCCTGCAACAGATTGGAG atCCCAGTATTCCGTGGTGCTGCCAAGCCTATCCTGGGGAATGTGATAAGTGCGGGAAACTTCCATGGCCAGGACGGGTTGGGGGATGCTCCAGACCCAAACGCTCCGGGGCTGGACATGCTGCAGATGGAAGGAGCGGTATCTGCACTGATCAGGATAGTCAACGAAAACCCTGGAGAG GTATCTCTGGTGGCCACGGCTCCCCTCACCAACCTAGCTCTGGCTGTAAGAATGGAGCCATCCTTCCCCAGCAAACTTAAAGGCCTTTACATCATGGGAGGCAACATAGAGT CCAGAGGAAACACCACAGTGTGTGCAGAGTTTAACTTTGCTGCCGACCCGGAAGCAGCTTACATCGTACTGAATGACTTCCTGTGTCCCACTTACATAGCCAGCTGGGAGTTCACCTGCTACAGCAAGCTGCCCTGG TCGTGGTGTGATGACTGGCTGGCCCAGGAGTCAGAGAAGGCTCGCTTCATGGCCCGTATCTTCCGCCACAGTATGGAGGTGTCGCACAGTGAGCGCGCCCAGGCGGAGATGGTTGACGGCATGGGCTTTGTGTCATGTGACTCCTACGCCATGGCGGCAGCCATCGACAACACCTTTGTCACCAAGAGCGACCACATGGCGGTGAGCGTGGAGCTGACGGGCACACACACGCGTGGCATGATGATCCTGGACACACTGGGCATGCTGAAGAAGACTCACAAGGCCTTCGTCATGAGGAAGGTGAACATGGTGAGGTTTGAGCAGATGATGATGGATGCTCTGAAGTAA
- the si:dkey-4e7.3 gene encoding inosine-uridine preferring nucleoside hydrolase isoform X1, whose product MTAARLSRLHVEGALECVHLYRRHTRRRLAESRSPVACDGHLLARPRGVAACPHRHSPVLFYSTTGSSMSSKKLLVDVDCGVDDAQAIMMALATPYVEVLGITCVHGNTNVENVCKNTLRVLQACNRLEIPVFRGAAKPILGNVISAGNFHGQDGLGDAPDPNAPGLDMLQMEGAVSALIRIVNENPGEVSLVATAPLTNLALAVRMEPSFPSKLKGLYIMGGNIESRGNTTVCAEFNFAADPEAAYIVLNDFLCPTYIASWEFTCYSKLPWSWCDDWLAQESEKARFMARIFRHSMEVSHSERAQAEMVDGMGFVSCDSYAMAAAIDNTFVTKSDHMAVSVELTGTHTRGMMILDTLGMLKKTHKAFVMRKVNMVRFEQMMMDALK is encoded by the exons ATGACGGCGGCAAGATTATCGAGATTACATGTTGAAGGTGCATTGGAGTGTGTTCATCTTTACCGTAGACATACACGAAGGAGGTTAGCGGAAAGCAG GTCCCCAGTTGCATGTGACGGTCACTTGTTAGCCAGGCCAAGAGGAGTAGCAGCCTGTCCACACCGACACAGCCCAGTCCTATTCTATTCAACTACAG GCTCCAGTATGAGTAGTAAGAAGCTGCTGGTGGATGTGGACTGTGGGGTGGATGATGCTCAGGCTATCATGATGGCACTGGCCACCCCTTATGTAGAGGTCCTGGGCATCACCTGTGTCCATGGCAACACCAATGTGGAGAACGTGTGCAAGAACACACTGCGGGTGCTCCAAGCCTGCAACAGATTGGAG atCCCAGTATTCCGTGGTGCTGCCAAGCCTATCCTGGGGAATGTGATAAGTGCGGGAAACTTCCATGGCCAGGACGGGTTGGGGGATGCTCCAGACCCAAACGCTCCGGGGCTGGACATGCTGCAGATGGAAGGAGCGGTATCTGCACTGATCAGGATAGTCAACGAAAACCCTGGAGAG GTATCTCTGGTGGCCACGGCTCCCCTCACCAACCTAGCTCTGGCTGTAAGAATGGAGCCATCCTTCCCCAGCAAACTTAAAGGCCTTTACATCATGGGAGGCAACATAGAGT CCAGAGGAAACACCACAGTGTGTGCAGAGTTTAACTTTGCTGCCGACCCGGAAGCAGCTTACATCGTACTGAATGACTTCCTGTGTCCCACTTACATAGCCAGCTGGGAGTTCACCTGCTACAGCAAGCTGCCCTGG TCGTGGTGTGATGACTGGCTGGCCCAGGAGTCAGAGAAGGCTCGCTTCATGGCCCGTATCTTCCGCCACAGTATGGAGGTGTCGCACAGTGAGCGCGCCCAGGCGGAGATGGTTGACGGCATGGGCTTTGTGTCATGTGACTCCTACGCCATGGCGGCAGCCATCGACAACACCTTTGTCACCAAGAGCGACCACATGGCGGTGAGCGTGGAGCTGACGGGCACACACACGCGTGGCATGATGATCCTGGACACACTGGGCATGCTGAAGAAGACTCACAAGGCCTTCGTCATGAGGAAGGTGAACATGGTGAGGTTTGAGCAGATGATGATGGATGCTCTGAAGTAA
- the si:dkey-4e7.3 gene encoding inosine-uridine preferring nucleoside hydrolase isoform X3, with the protein MSSKKLLVDVDCGVDDAQAIMMALATPYVEVLGITCVHGNTNVENVCKNTLRVLQACNRLEIPVFRGAAKPILGNVISAGNFHGQDGLGDAPDPNAPGLDMLQMEGAVSALIRIVNENPGEVSLVATAPLTNLALAVRMEPSFPSKLKGLYIMGGNIESRGNTTVCAEFNFAADPEAAYIVLNDFLCPTYIASWEFTCYSKLPWSWCDDWLAQESEKARFMARIFRHSMEVSHSERAQAEMVDGMGFVSCDSYAMAAAIDNTFVTKSDHMAVSVELTGTHTRGMMILDTLGMLKKTHKAFVMRKVNMVRFEQMMMDALK; encoded by the exons ATGAGTAGTAAGAAGCTGCTGGTGGATGTGGACTGTGGGGTGGATGATGCTCAGGCTATCATGATGGCACTGGCCACCCCTTATGTAGAGGTCCTGGGCATCACCTGTGTCCATGGCAACACCAATGTGGAGAACGTGTGCAAGAACACACTGCGGGTGCTCCAAGCCTGCAACAGATTGGAG atCCCAGTATTCCGTGGTGCTGCCAAGCCTATCCTGGGGAATGTGATAAGTGCGGGAAACTTCCATGGCCAGGACGGGTTGGGGGATGCTCCAGACCCAAACGCTCCGGGGCTGGACATGCTGCAGATGGAAGGAGCGGTATCTGCACTGATCAGGATAGTCAACGAAAACCCTGGAGAG GTATCTCTGGTGGCCACGGCTCCCCTCACCAACCTAGCTCTGGCTGTAAGAATGGAGCCATCCTTCCCCAGCAAACTTAAAGGCCTTTACATCATGGGAGGCAACATAGAGT CCAGAGGAAACACCACAGTGTGTGCAGAGTTTAACTTTGCTGCCGACCCGGAAGCAGCTTACATCGTACTGAATGACTTCCTGTGTCCCACTTACATAGCCAGCTGGGAGTTCACCTGCTACAGCAAGCTGCCCTGG TCGTGGTGTGATGACTGGCTGGCCCAGGAGTCAGAGAAGGCTCGCTTCATGGCCCGTATCTTCCGCCACAGTATGGAGGTGTCGCACAGTGAGCGCGCCCAGGCGGAGATGGTTGACGGCATGGGCTTTGTGTCATGTGACTCCTACGCCATGGCGGCAGCCATCGACAACACCTTTGTCACCAAGAGCGACCACATGGCGGTGAGCGTGGAGCTGACGGGCACACACACGCGTGGCATGATGATCCTGGACACACTGGGCATGCTGAAGAAGACTCACAAGGCCTTCGTCATGAGGAAGGTGAACATGGTGAGGTTTGAGCAGATGATGATGGATGCTCTGAAGTAA